A DNA window from Paenibacillus andongensis contains the following coding sequences:
- a CDS encoding response regulator produces MKLMVVDDEPIILNGIIRMIQKANTSFIEIVGAADGIDALQKLADFQPDLILTDIHMPEMDGLALIKEIQAQNLCSRFVILTGYGDFAYARQALRYQVIDYLLKPINKEELLTVLSKVEQTIREEQQQTNEHDLLLLKEHILYNTPLEDMPLRPEQLHTLLPDPYTTIVVFQAYESVPLLTAERLERICALLAHVCKKTYTVQSRFLRQTVLIANGADVPTDEEFQHACGELFDKKRIQGSGGYCIGVSVRKNNNDHLRDLYIEAMAAMLFNRYFSNSILTIHRPETENLHSDYDHLVQYIEHSLVQQVTIEQIEKDIQSILPHFSAHADCNNKLREKFLICVGVYLQSVGLTPETIWGEHAATKLFSPGHTPLENSSVSEIIAQLIRYTRSTDRHQPNSQAIDKIVAFVEQNYKLDLSLDAVADHVQMHPNYISMLFRKEMGLTFLHYLHTFRLAKAKQIMQENPEWPINTIAELVGYENPRHFFKVFKKFENITPGQYRLENSS; encoded by the coding sequence ATGAAGCTGATGGTTGTCGATGATGAGCCTATTATTTTAAACGGAATTATCCGCATGATCCAGAAAGCGAACACATCGTTTATCGAAATCGTCGGCGCTGCCGACGGCATTGATGCCTTGCAGAAGCTCGCCGATTTTCAGCCCGACTTGATCCTTACGGATATTCATATGCCGGAAATGGACGGACTCGCTCTTATAAAAGAAATACAAGCTCAGAACCTTTGCAGCCGTTTCGTCATTTTAACGGGTTATGGCGATTTCGCCTATGCTAGACAAGCTCTGCGCTATCAAGTCATCGATTATTTATTGAAACCGATTAATAAGGAAGAACTGCTTACTGTACTCTCGAAAGTTGAGCAAACGATTCGTGAGGAACAGCAGCAAACTAATGAGCATGACCTTCTGCTTCTCAAAGAACATATTCTTTACAATACGCCGTTGGAGGACATGCCGCTGAGGCCTGAGCAGCTGCATACCCTGCTTCCTGATCCCTATACGACGATCGTCGTATTCCAGGCGTACGAGAGTGTTCCCCTTTTGACAGCCGAACGTCTGGAACGTATTTGTGCCCTTCTGGCGCACGTTTGCAAGAAAACTTACACCGTCCAGTCCCGTTTCTTACGGCAAACTGTACTTATTGCGAACGGTGCGGATGTACCTACTGACGAAGAGTTTCAGCATGCATGCGGCGAGTTGTTCGATAAGAAGAGAATACAGGGGAGCGGCGGATATTGCATCGGGGTTAGTGTGAGGAAAAACAATAACGATCATTTGCGTGATCTGTATATTGAAGCAATGGCTGCGATGTTATTCAATCGGTACTTTTCCAACTCCATTTTGACGATACACAGACCCGAGACGGAGAACCTTCATAGTGACTATGATCACCTTGTGCAATATATTGAGCATTCGCTTGTCCAGCAGGTTACGATCGAGCAGATTGAGAAGGACATTCAGTCCATACTTCCTCATTTCTCAGCCCATGCCGATTGCAATAACAAGCTGCGTGAAAAGTTTCTTATCTGTGTTGGTGTCTACTTGCAAAGTGTTGGACTAACGCCTGAAACCATTTGGGGTGAACATGCGGCAACCAAACTATTTTCGCCCGGCCACACCCCGCTTGAGAATAGTAGTGTATCAGAGATCATCGCTCAGCTAATTCGCTATACACGCAGCACGGATCGCCACCAGCCTAACTCACAGGCAATCGATAAAATCGTCGCATTCGTGGAACAAAATTACAAGCTGGATTTATCGCTCGATGCCGTTGCGGATCATGTGCAAATGCATCCGAATTACATCAGCATGTTGTTTCGTAAAGAGATGGGACTAACCTTCCTCCACTACTTGCATACGTTTCGACTTGCCAAAGCCAAGCAGATCATGCAGGAGAATCCGGAATGGCCGATCAACACCATTGCAGAACTTGTTGGTTACGAAAATCCGCGGCACTTTTTCAAAGTGTTTAAAAAATTCGAAAACATCACACCTGGGCAATACCGGCTTGAAAATTCTTCGTGA